The Lacrimispora xylanolytica genome has a segment encoding these proteins:
- a CDS encoding GTP-binding protein, with translation MKITFGILAHVDAGKTTFSEQILYQEKVIRTLGRVDSQTACLDHDEIEKTRGITIFSDMACYTHNDNTYYLVDTPGHVDFSAEMERTLEIMDYAILVVNGSDGVQGHTETIWKLLERYQIPVFLFINKLDIPTASYELIVKELKNQLSDRILDFQDMNFKNGMEGTFTDDLIDNVSELDEGLVDEWLEGTMSYEDMKPSLLTQIKKRRLFPCFGGSALKGAGLYEFLTAFYELAQTSYETSDVFRGRVFKIRYDEQQERMTYLKVLSGSVKVRDIVSETEKIHQIRLFRGEKFTTATEATAGDVVAVTGLISTVAGQGLGACQTRENPYLYPALQARVQYPPDIPDQTVLRIFHMLEEEDPSLKAEWEESLQQLKVNVMGRIQLEVLEETVLRKYQVPVTFGNPEVVYMETVKEPVYGYGHFEPLRHYAEVALRIEPAPRGEGITFESECHVDRLGINYQNLIRTHVFETVHKGILTGSSLTDVKIVLIDGISHIKHTEGGDFREAVYRAIRQGLMKADNLLLEPYYRFSLSIPDTLAGKLLNDITRRYGVYEAPVMDGSGRCVVTGTGPVSSFMNYGEELLMMTGGRAGISMNFSHYDICHNQDEVVASYHYNADADVKNPSCSVFCHKGTSFVVNWNKAEDYMHTLR, from the coding sequence ATGAAAATCACATTTGGTATTCTGGCTCATGTGGATGCTGGTAAAACTACATTTTCTGAACAGATTTTATATCAGGAAAAGGTGATCAGGACTTTGGGGCGGGTAGATTCTCAGACGGCCTGTCTGGACCATGATGAGATAGAGAAAACAAGAGGGATTACGATTTTTTCTGATATGGCGTGCTATACACACAACGATAATACTTATTATCTGGTAGATACTCCCGGGCACGTTGATTTTTCAGCTGAGATGGAGAGAACATTAGAAATTATGGACTATGCTATCCTTGTAGTGAATGGTTCCGATGGGGTACAGGGTCATACAGAGACAATTTGGAAGCTGCTGGAACGATATCAGATTCCTGTATTTCTGTTTATCAATAAACTGGATATCCCCACAGCCTCTTACGAGCTTATTGTAAAAGAACTTAAAAACCAGCTATCAGACCGCATTTTGGATTTCCAGGACATGAACTTTAAGAATGGAATGGAAGGTACCTTTACGGACGATCTCATAGATAATGTTTCTGAACTGGATGAAGGTCTTGTCGATGAGTGGCTGGAAGGAACCATGTCTTATGAAGATATGAAGCCCTCATTGTTAACACAGATTAAGAAACGCCGCTTATTTCCCTGCTTTGGGGGAAGTGCATTAAAAGGGGCTGGGCTTTATGAGTTCCTTACCGCATTTTATGAGCTTGCTCAGACTAGTTACGAGACCTCTGACGTTTTCAGAGGAAGAGTGTTTAAGATTCGTTATGATGAACAACAGGAGCGTATGACTTATCTTAAAGTATTAAGTGGAAGTGTAAAGGTACGTGATATTGTTTCTGAGACTGAGAAGATACATCAGATCAGATTGTTTCGGGGGGAGAAATTCACTACAGCTACGGAAGCAACTGCTGGCGATGTAGTTGCTGTAACCGGATTAATAAGTACCGTTGCTGGTCAGGGACTTGGCGCCTGCCAGACGAGAGAAAACCCTTACCTTTATCCAGCCCTTCAGGCCAGAGTACAGTATCCACCGGACATTCCTGATCAGACGGTTTTACGTATCTTCCATATGTTAGAAGAAGAGGATCCATCTCTGAAAGCGGAGTGGGAAGAATCCTTACAGCAGCTTAAGGTTAATGTTATGGGGAGAATCCAACTGGAAGTCTTAGAAGAAACGGTTTTAAGAAAATATCAGGTTCCAGTAACCTTTGGGAATCCGGAGGTTGTATACATGGAAACGGTGAAAGAACCAGTATATGGCTATGGTCATTTTGAACCTCTTAGACATTATGCTGAAGTAGCCCTTAGAATAGAGCCGGCGCCCAGAGGGGAGGGCATTACGTTTGAGAGCGAATGTCATGTTGACAGGCTTGGGATTAATTATCAGAATCTGATACGTACCCATGTATTTGAGACTGTTCATAAAGGAATCTTAACCGGTTCTTCCCTGACAGATGTTAAGATTGTTTTGATTGATGGTATTTCTCATATAAAGCATACAGAAGGCGGTGATTTCCGCGAGGCAGTATATCGGGCAATCCGGCAGGGGCTGATGAAGGCGGATAACCTCCTTTTAGAGCCTTATTACAGGTTTAGCCTGTCCATTCCCGACACCCTGGCTGGAAAGCTCTTAAATGACATTACAAGACGCTACGGAGTGTATGAGGCTCCGGTCATGGATGGAAGCGGTAGATGTGTTGTTACAGGAACCGGCCCTGTTTCTTCCTTTATGAATTATGGAGAAGAGCTGCTTATGATGACAGGAGGACGGGCAGGAATCTCTATGAATTTTTCTCATTATGACATATGTCATAATCAGGACGAAGTGGTGGCCTCTTATCATTACAACGCGGATGCAGATGTTAAGAACCCATCCTGTTCTGTTTTCTGCCATAAAGGGACTTCCTTTGTAGTGAATTGGAATAAGGCAGAAGATTATATGCATACCCTTCGGTAG
- the ytvI gene encoding sporulation integral membrane protein YtvI, producing MSLEKQKAFIIHCVFAFILLIMVYAGVKYVFPLLMPFVIGLIISMTFRKPIDLLTKKLGIKRTFSSIIILILFYACLFLVISLIGARFFQFISSLFNNLPSLYKETLQPALSAFTDQMSNRFPVIKVYLDEFINNIGQSIFTYLSNISSKVVTTVTGLAGQVPTLLIKVIFTIVSSFFFTIDYYKIGNFVLRQFGDKRRNIMLNLKDNVIGSLGKFIRAYALIISITFIELSLGFSIIGIPTPFLIGLLVAIIDVLPILGTGAVLIPWSIIAFSMGDTKVGIGMIVLYIFITVVRQILEPKIIGQQIGLHPIVTLILMFVGAQLMGILGLFMLPIIATILVKLDKEGSIHIFK from the coding sequence ATGAGTTTAGAAAAACAGAAAGCTTTTATTATTCACTGTGTATTTGCATTTATTTTATTAATCATGGTATATGCAGGCGTTAAATATGTTTTTCCACTTTTAATGCCCTTTGTTATTGGATTAATTATCTCCATGACGTTTCGAAAGCCCATTGATTTACTGACAAAGAAGTTAGGTATCAAGCGGACCTTTTCCTCAATCATAATTCTGATTTTATTTTATGCCTGCTTATTCTTGGTCATTAGCCTCATTGGTGCCAGGTTCTTCCAGTTCATCAGTTCATTATTTAATAACCTGCCTTCGCTTTACAAGGAAACTCTTCAACCAGCTCTTTCTGCTTTTACGGATCAGATGTCTAACAGGTTTCCTGTCATTAAGGTGTATTTGGATGAGTTTATTAATAACATTGGACAATCAATATTCACCTATCTTTCCAATATATCCTCAAAGGTAGTGACAACGGTCACTGGTTTGGCTGGTCAGGTTCCAACCTTGTTAATAAAGGTTATTTTTACAATTGTATCGTCCTTCTTTTTCACCATTGATTATTACAAGATTGGAAATTTTGTGTTACGTCAATTTGGAGACAAGCGCAGAAATATTATGCTGAATTTAAAAGATAATGTCATTGGATCATTAGGTAAATTCATTCGTGCCTATGCCTTGATTATTTCCATCACTTTTATAGAATTATCTCTTGGCTTTTCTATTATAGGCATTCCTACTCCATTTCTGATTGGACTGCTTGTTGCAATCATAGATGTTCTTCCTATTTTGGGGACTGGAGCTGTTTTGATTCCCTGGTCAATCATTGCCTTTTCCATGGGGGATACCAAGGTAGGAATTGGAATGATTGTTTTATACATCTTTATTACAGTAGTTCGACAGATACTGGAACCCAAAATCATAGGACAGCAGATAGGACTTCACCCCATTGTAACTCTTATATTAATGTTCGTAGGAGCACAGCTGATGGGAATTTTGGGACTGTTTATGTTGCCGATCATAGCCACCATTCTGGTTAAGCTGGATAAAGAGGGTAGCATTCATATTTTTAAATAA
- a CDS encoding DedA family protein, with translation MQEWIINTMDQYGYLGIALLIAIENVFPPIPSELILTFGGFMTTYTSMNRWIVVLFATLGSVIGACILYGVGLLLPVEKLELLVDRWGHILGLKRSDIKRAEGWFEKKGTSTIFFCRFIPLIRSLISIPAGMAKMHMGKFLLYTTIGTFIWNIVLVFLGAFAGSKWNTIVHYMDLYSNISVAIMAVIAVGVLIWFVKKRKKSI, from the coding sequence ATGCAGGAATGGATAATTAATACGATGGATCAATACGGATACTTGGGGATAGCATTGCTGATAGCAATAGAAAACGTTTTTCCTCCCATCCCATCTGAATTGATCCTGACATTTGGCGGTTTTATGACAACTTATACATCCATGAATCGATGGATCGTTGTGCTGTTTGCTACCTTGGGTTCTGTCATTGGCGCATGTATCCTTTACGGGGTAGGTCTTTTACTTCCCGTAGAAAAGCTGGAGCTACTGGTAGACAGGTGGGGACATATCCTTGGACTAAAAAGATCTGATATTAAGCGAGCAGAAGGCTGGTTTGAGAAAAAGGGAACCTCAACGATCTTCTTTTGCCGTTTCATCCCTCTTATCCGCAGCCTGATTTCCATACCAGCAGGTATGGCCAAAATGCATATGGGGAAATTTCTCCTCTATACCACCATTGGTACCTTCATATGGAACATTGTGCTCGTGTTCCTGGGAGCATTCGCAGGGTCGAAATGGAACACCATTGTACATTACATGGATCTGTATTCCAATATTTCCGTCGCTATTATGGCGGTCATCGCAGTCGGTGTCCTTATCTGGTTTGTAAAGAAACGAAAAAAGTCCATATAA
- the lexA gene encoding transcriptional repressor LexA, whose translation MAQEKITPKQQEILEYIKETILKKGYPPAVREICEAVHLKSTSSVHSHLETLEEKGYIRRDPTKPRTIEIIDDCFNLTRREVVNVPVLGTVAAGQPLYAEENIENYYPIPSDLLPNGETFMLKVRGNSMINAGILEGDQIIVEHCPTAVNGEIVVALVDDSATVKRFFKEDGHYRLQPENDSMDPIIVDQVEILGKVIGLFRLGIH comes from the coding sequence ATGGCTCAGGAGAAGATCACACCCAAGCAACAGGAAATTTTGGAATATATAAAAGAGACGATATTAAAGAAGGGTTATCCCCCCGCAGTGAGGGAGATATGTGAAGCGGTTCATTTAAAATCAACCTCTTCCGTTCATTCACACCTGGAGACTTTGGAAGAAAAGGGCTACATACGAAGAGACCCGACCAAACCCAGAACCATTGAGATCATTGATGATTGTTTTAATCTGACCCGCAGAGAAGTGGTGAATGTACCTGTTCTTGGAACAGTAGCAGCCGGTCAGCCATTATATGCTGAGGAAAATATTGAGAATTACTATCCTATTCCTTCCGATTTACTTCCCAATGGGGAAACCTTTATGCTTAAGGTACGGGGAAACAGCATGATTAATGCTGGTATACTGGAAGGGGATCAAATTATTGTTGAGCATTGTCCTACTGCTGTTAATGGAGAGATTGTTGTTGCATTGGTAGATGATTCTGCTACAGTAAAACGTTTTTTCAAGGAAGATGGCCATTACCGCCTTCAGCCAGAGAACGATTCCATGGATCCGATTATTGTAGATCAAGTAGAGATTCTTGGAAAAGTAATTGGTCTGTTTCGTCTGGGAATTCATTAA
- a CDS encoding LysM peptidoglycan-binding domain-containing protein — translation MMKQIIVLLFFSFLGFRIFGFFPGLDSAQALEQAAIDKYYTSIEIQQGDSLWSIAGKYSENSGMTVAQYVKELKNMNGLKEDIIHSGHYLTVMYCTSEETP, via the coding sequence ATGATGAAACAAATAATTGTGCTGTTATTTTTCTCATTTCTTGGATTCCGTATCTTTGGTTTCTTTCCGGGACTTGATTCTGCACAGGCCCTTGAACAGGCAGCTATAGACAAGTACTACACCAGCATTGAGATCCAGCAGGGAGACAGTCTTTGGAGCATTGCAGGAAAATATAGTGAAAACAGCGGAATGACAGTGGCTCAGTATGTAAAAGAATTGAAGAACATGAATGGGTTAAAGGAAGATATCATACACAGCGGGCACTATTTGACCGTTATGTACTGTACCTCTGAGGAGACCCCCTGA
- a CDS encoding LysR family transcriptional regulator: MINEKQIYYLLTVAEERNITAAAQKLYISQPALSRLILDLEHTLGTSLFIRNRGNLKPTKAGEVYLRGCKEVLAISRSVTKEISDLNNSLSGRITLGLTSLTGEFIFPAILDTFEQKFPKVELLLIEERMSALLETVKSGKTDMAFVYQTDDPELEYRLFLENPIYLQVPPYFLETKTLWIPGSQNPSILPESLSGQPMILLKKGRSMREVADRFLMQYQITPGKVIETENIHLASSLVRLNKGFTFVPSIAMHHFSRSNNTNYYCQIKDYPMKRSLYCCYRKHGYLTAGEQFLINMIPEILGHS; encoded by the coding sequence ATGATAAACGAAAAACAGATTTATTATCTACTGACCGTAGCCGAGGAACGTAATATAACCGCGGCTGCTCAAAAGCTATACATTTCTCAACCTGCACTGAGCCGCCTTATTCTTGATCTGGAGCATACTCTTGGCACCTCATTGTTTATCCGTAATCGGGGTAATCTAAAGCCTACAAAAGCTGGAGAGGTCTATTTACGTGGCTGTAAGGAGGTGCTGGCAATTTCCAGATCTGTTACAAAAGAAATTTCTGATTTAAACAACAGCCTAAGCGGGCGGATTACGTTAGGCCTTACTTCTCTGACCGGGGAATTTATATTTCCAGCTATTTTAGATACCTTCGAGCAGAAATTTCCCAAGGTTGAGTTATTGCTGATTGAGGAACGTATGAGCGCTCTTTTAGAAACAGTTAAAAGCGGAAAAACTGATATGGCTTTTGTCTATCAGACGGATGATCCAGAACTGGAATATCGTCTATTTCTGGAGAATCCTATTTACCTACAAGTTCCGCCGTACTTTTTGGAAACAAAAACCTTATGGATACCAGGGAGTCAAAATCCTTCCATATTGCCAGAATCACTTTCCGGTCAACCTATGATTCTCCTAAAAAAAGGCCGGAGCATGCGTGAAGTGGCAGATCGTTTTTTGATGCAATATCAAATTACTCCTGGTAAGGTTATAGAGACTGAGAATATTCATCTTGCCAGCAGTTTAGTAAGATTGAATAAGGGATTCACCTTTGTTCCCAGCATTGCCATGCATCATTTTTCCAGAAGTAATAACACCAATTACTACTGCCAGATTAAAGATTATCCTATGAAACGCAGCTTATATTGCTGTTATAGAAAACACGGATATTTAACTGCTGGAGAACAATTTTTAATCAATATGATACCAGAAATACTTGGTCATTCGTGA